The following are encoded in a window of Haliotis asinina isolate JCU_RB_2024 chromosome 14, JCU_Hal_asi_v2, whole genome shotgun sequence genomic DNA:
- the LOC137261514 gene encoding phosphatidylserine synthase 2-like — translation MASARQDREQLKIHNMTAHDWEEEKRKHKNSPIYDDGTMSFFWRAHTITVLFIFIIILFYVALFEDVVPDRDYNAKRGLMAVVLAFLLFGVTQTPDGPFVRPHPAFWRLILCLSITYELALVFLLFQRVEDARLLLKHFDEDLGKPLPEKAYGGNCFLYDANHTDPFHNIWDKVDGFVPTHFFGWWLKTLILRDWWLCTVLSIMFELLEYTLEHQLPNFSECWWDHWVMDALVCNGFGIYLGMKTLRYLTMKPYHWRGMWDIPTYGGKLRRVAAQFTPYSWTDFDWRPTASLKRWCAMCGVIAIFLLAELNTFYLKFVLWIPPEHYLCLGRLVFFLFMGAAAMRETFQYLDDPKCKKFGRQSWIIAAIIFTECLITFKFDWELVVKPVPQLIASFWLAGFVCLVSWTVWKFYVKRDVKNDVPKIEHNDDGKVDIKYPSREAPMQLRTRPINGSVH, via the exons ATGGCGTCTGCTCGGCAGGATAGGGAGCAGCTGAAGATACACAATATGACAGCTCACGACTGGGAGGAGGAGAAACGCAAACACAAAAACTCCCCAATTTACGATGATGGAACCATGTCTTTCTTTTG GCGCGCTCACACCATCACAGTGCtgttcatcttcatcatcattctGTTTTATGTGGCTCTGTTTGAAGATGTTGTCCCTGACAGAGACTACAATGCCAAACG AGGACTGATGGCAGTGGTGCTAGCTTTTCTACTTTTTGGAGTGACCCAGACTCCAGATGGACCTTTCGTCAGACCACATCCAG CATTTTGGAGACTTATCCTGTGCCTGAGCATAACATATGAACTTGCcttagtatttttgttattccaG CGAGTGGAGGATGCAAGACTGTTGTTGAAGCATTTTGATGAAGATTTAGGGAAGCCGTTGCCGGAGAAGGCTTATGGTGGAAACTGTTTTTTGTATGACGCCAACCACACAGATCCGTTCCACAATATATGG GACAAGGTGGATGGCTTTGTTCCCACCCACTTCTTCGGCTGGTGGCTGAAG ACCCTGATACTCCGGGACTGGTGGCTGTGTACTGTACTCAGCATCATGTTTGAGCTGTTGGAATACACCCTGGAACACCAGCTGCCCAACTTCAGTGAATGCTGGTGGGATCAT TGGGTGATGGATGCCCTTGTGTGTAATGGGTTTGGTATTTATCTCGGCATGAAGACCCTGCGTTACCTGACCATGAAGCCGTACCACTGGCGAGGCATGTGGGACATCCCCACATATGG TGGCAAATTGCGTCGTGTTGCTGCCCAGTTCACACCTTACAGCTGGACGGACTTCGACTGGAGGCCTACTGCCAGTCTCAAGAGGTGGTGTGCCATGTGCGGCGTTATCGCTATA TTCCTGCTGGCGGAGCTCAACACGTTTTACCTGAAGTTCGTCCTGTGGATCCCCCCCGAACACTACCTGTGCCTTGGCCGTTTGGTTTTCTTCCTGTTCATGGGAGCTGCAGCGATGCGGGAAACGTTTCAGTATTTAGATGACCC GAAGTGCAAGAAGTTTGGCCGCCAGTCGTGGATCATCGCGGCAATCATATTCACTGAGTGCCTCATTACGTTTAAGTTCGACTGGGAACTTGTTGTGAAGCCAGTCCCACAGCTGATAGCCTCATTCTGGCTGGCTGGCTTTGTGTGTCTGGTCAGCTGGACTGTATGGAAGTTTTACGTCAAGAGGGACGTGAAGAACGATGTTCCCAAGATTGAGCACAATGATGATGGAAAAGTCGACATCAAGTACCCGTCTAGAGAAGCCCCTATGCAGCTGCGAACACGCCCCATCAATGGCTCTGTGCATTAG